The genomic region ggatacttgactcgggtgcctcctatcacatgggttctacaaaggagcaattttcttcattggagccatctaaggtacctcacatttacataggtgatgatacacaagtagaggttgaagggaaaggttcaattgatatggatgatggaacatttgagaatgttctttatgttcctaacttgtctaccatgcttttctctatctaccaaatcactcactatgagaatgggaaaaaggttgagtttacacctgattcagttgtggtaaaggaacttgatgatgatgccttggtagcagtaggacaagtcaatgacaactcaaggctttattcattctcccactttgggccaagttctccttctagggccttgcttactcattcaaattcagaaagtaagctatggcatgagcggtttggtcacctcaactaccgctatctttagtagctcaacactaaagacatggtcatagttctacctcgaatcagttttccAGAGGGTGTAtatttaggttgttccatgggcaaccatcccgaggagaagtttgataaggggaaagcttggagagctttggaagttcttcaacttgttcacagcgatgtagcaggtccatttccaacaccttcatttagtaaggcctgctatgtcctcaccttcattgatgactactcctgcttcacttgggtctactttctcattcataagagtgaagtatttgatagattttaggacttcaagactcgtgtggagaagcaatctaggaaagtggtcaagattctttgtacaaataatggaagggaatatgtgaacaaaagatttgaggatttttgtacatttgaggggattgatcttcagcattatgttgcatacactccatagcagaacagaGTTGCAAAATGAAAGAATAGAACtttcaaagaaatggctagctatatgatacatgcacattctcttgatcttgccttttgggaagaggctatcaattgtgccacacacatccaaaatcgcaTTCCTCACAcatctttgcaaggtattactccttttgaggcttgggatggtaggaaaccgattgtgaaatatttcagagtctttgggtgtcccgcatgggctcgcatacctctacaaaaacgcaaggcattggaacctcagaatcagccttgcatatttgttggatatcctgagggtgttaaggcatatagactgATGGATCCTTAGACACaggaggtgttcattgagaggagtgttcattttgaggaaagctctcctagcttagcctctctacctcctccaccttcctccattgtggatagtgatgctagtgattcatatggtgagactccttcaactctgacttgcagggttacacctctgcagggtccacttgcagttgcggagcctcattctccacctccacctagacctcgttgggctcgccaaacacttgagtcagcgggatctcttgttggggatcctacAGATACACAGAGGACTTGATCAccgcatcaggatcttccacatgcattcattactacagcttctgatccatagacatttcaggaagcatcaggggttcctgagtgggaccaagctatggaggaagagtatagttccttgatgaggaacaacacatgggatttagtccatctccctaaggggagaaagatggtttgatgtaagtggatctatcaaaccaaatttgcagcagatggtagtgtggataagtataaggctcatcttgctacgaaaggtttctcttaggttccaggtgttgactatactgagacctttgcacccgtaggcAAGATGAACTCCACTtgcttgacactttctattgttgtagctcatggttgggttgtacatcagatggatgtgaagagtgtttttcttcatagggattttgatgaggagatttatatggagcagccacaaggtttcatccaagatacttccttggtttgcagactaaggaaatctctctatggccttaagcaggccctcaaggattggtatgccaagatggattcctttcttctctccgtagggttcaccaggtgtcattttgatccgaatgtctacagtttgcgataggatgactctcacttgatacttgttctctatgttgatgatttgatcattacagggagcatcacatccatcattagtagggtcaaattttctttgcatgacaaatttgctatgactgaattgggtcttttgcactacttttttGAGAAATGTATTTCACattcaccttctgggattacactatcgctaCCCAAGTatactcttgatctacttgcatgctttcatatgccTAATTGTAAGcttgccctgactccctttcttttaggagtcaagcttgagggtCAGTGTTCTACTCCAtgagttgatgccacattgtatcgtctgcttgtgggtagtctcatctacttgactcatacacgtcccgatatttcatttgcagttggcatggtttcctgcttcatgtaggaaccacatgagcttcattggaaagctgccaaacgcatccttcattacatccagggtacacatcactatgggattcactatgcagcaggcataggactttgcttggttggttacacagactccgattgggttggcgatcttgatgatcgtaagtttacttcaggttacagttttcaccttggtttaggccccatttgttggcagagcaagaaccaacatgctattgctctctcttcaactgaggctaaGTATTGAGGAGCAGGTAATGTAgggactgagaccatttggctttagcagattctcacaaagtttgggttcaccactccatggccgatagttctacattgcgacaattagagtgctattgcaatctcaaagaacccgatccaacaccaacggaccaaacacatcgagatccatatgcactatttCCGAGAGTTGatttaggagtaggtcattgatttgtagtattgtcctacaacgaaGCAGGTTGCAGAAATATTCACCAAACCTtgcaccaagagtaagttccagcagttgcgagctctcttgggggtgcgggatgtctcattagggggggtcagctgacttctccttcctctcttatgtgcgagaatttttcctctttgaggttttctccttcttctttgagagtcttttgtacattcatctctcttttgggggggattattttcacactaggttttctccctttctccatttgtgagagattgcattgcatagtttttcttgcatttgcatattgtacatgggtacctatcatggtcttgtagccgagacccatcttgcattgttgacttgagtcttcattcccctaagttgaacttaagtgggggtgttggtgtaaataaatattcattatggatattattaatccttacttaagttaacttaggataatgcatctcttcgtagtttggatttgagacacttagggaagtgtgcacatagggatataccttgtaggagaaattccaccttttgtggtcttatttttcttttacactccacattcagtgggtcatccacctcttatggaatattatattatttttcctacctgcccctagtatttcttacctacccttatttctcattgagccacatgtcatgattgtgtgctcgtatatccatatggccttgcctatataagcaggtccatattcattgtattggttaatctagttgatcatttgcatattgatgagaatacagtttgttcttgtcattcttttgtctctcttttctacttttcattgtgcccttgatcttgacaaaatctcacaatgTTCAAGAGAAACAATGTTTTTCTATAGATAGGAAAATAAGTACCACTTAGTCAAGGAAGGTTTGCCACTTCATTTTGCATGCCCATGATGTCACATTCAAAAAATGTTGGGTCCCTAATCTTAAATAAAGGAAGATGCTCAACAGAAGAACTATGATCATTCCCCTCGAGTAGAGGAGAAATAGCATTGATGCACCAACTGCATCTAGTTCAAGTACTTTGACAATTCAAGCATCTTCAAATACATATTGACaaataaatttaggtttttggctaGAGTGATGTTGGGTTGGGTGGTATGCATGTCATTCAATATGGAGTCATCACTCATTTGTGTGTCTTCATAGCTTCCGAGAACCAAAATTCTCCATATTTGAAAGGTGTGATTTATAAAAAGATTTGAAAATGTGTTCGATCCATGACAAAGTGAATCACAACTTTTGATATAAGAATGTGGGGCAAAAAATTAATTGTGGTCATCTATGTGAAATTTCCAATTGTGACAAGGGTGATTACACAACCATTGCAACAATTATGAAACCAATAACTTGTTGCAAGCAGTGGTTGTATCCCaacttttctttcaaaatttgagTTCTTATGTATAAAACTCTTATCTCTTCAATTCTTATGTAGTTGATTCTTATAccttttgttcatttgattagaaGAGTCATATAGTAAGTCAATTCCTCTTATTAAGTAAAATTTGAGATATGGTGGAGTGGAATTTCTACACCTATTTAAGAGATTGCCGTTTGCAAAGCATTGATGGAGGAAAGAGGTGGGGAGTGTGGGTTAATATAGCTGCTAGCTTGTGTCATCTAAAGTAAACAAAATCTGAGGTTGTTATAGTGAAAATAAATCAAATTCTACATTAAAAAAACTTTGACAGACTTGTTTGACTTACTGTTTTTGCTTCAATGGTTCAGCAGGTTGAAACTATCTTCCTTCATTTCAGAAAGTTAAGGAAGCCATTGACGAAAACTTATTTGGTCTCCTAGCTCTGGACATTTGAATAAGGATGTTAAGGACATTTCCTTCAAATCTATCTTCTCTTGAAACTGTTGTACCACTCAAGAGTCCCCTCTTCTGGCATCTTTGTTATTGACTGAGTAATATATTTTGATGAATCAAATCATCTTTGGTCAATGAAATTCTGAAATCCCATGCTCTATAGAAATGTTGGTGGAATTTAAGCGTTTATCATCTATATTCTAAATTTGCATTGTGAAAAAACTATTTTGCATCTGTAAATTTCATATGTTCTATGCAATTTACTAGCGCAGGTAATTCATTTAAGGCTAGTTCATCCTTCCCCTTGTTCTAAAACAATCTTATTATGCATAATTAACAATTTATCAAGGTTGGCACTTCCAAATGATTGATTATGCATTATAAGGTTTGATATTAAAACTGGAAGCATGCCATCTTTCAAATcacatttttatataaaaaattgtttttaaggttatctttgcaaaaaaaaaaaaaaaatttattgtattaaaaaatatttttatgttgAAGTTATCAACTTAACAATATGGTTTAATTAAAAGTTTAAGTTTTCAATTTTAAGAAATATGGTGGAATGAATTGTAAGTACAAagataaaaatgaataaattaagtaatttttttttcaattctttttTATACGAATCtaaaatttcaaatgattgaaaaGTGTCAGAAAATTTTTCCAAACTGATGGAACAATTTTTAATCCTACAGCTCTAATAAGTATTGGGGAAAAGATTTTACTTAACCCTGTTGGCTTCATGAGTCCCCTTAAATACAGTAACTACTACATTAAAATAGGAAAATTATTATCTTATTTTTCATAATTAAAAATTTGTATGTGAATATTTCAGctacttaaatttaagcagaaaacaCATTTAAACAGACCCTTCAAGATATGAATAAGCTATGCAATATCATTTTTGAAAACATCAAGACACTGCACACTAACCTACTTCAAAAATTTGCAACTTTATTTGTCCTTACAGGAATACATATTTCCTTTCAGATCATGCCACATTGCAATGCTATTGTCAAATTGCCCGTGATTAGAGACTACACCTTTGAAGACCATATGGATCTCTACATTTTGTTAACTGTTAATGGCATCTAgcataaaaattaataataataatatggaaTAAACTTCAAACATAAAAAGTAAACTTCACTGACTTCAAAAATGTATAACCTATCCACCAATATGTTCTCAGCTTATATAGTTTTTTTATATACTTGAGAGTTACTGTAGTTAATGAGTGTCTATTGAGGATTCTGCACAAATCCAGGTGTGATTTGGTCACATATCACTCAAAACTGAAAAACAGTCAAAGATGTAAGGTAGCAGCATGTATAGCAGAACCCTGGAGGCCCAATGGTGTCTCAATGCCAATCAACTTGAATGTTTCTCCTTTCTCACTTGGAGGTTCCAACATACAGAACTCTTGACCTTGAACCATTTCCCTGCACACAAAGATTTTATTGCCAACTACTACACCAAAGTTAATAAATCGGGCCCAATCCTCCGTTGGAAAAGACCCTAGAAACTGTAGCTTATCTTGGCTATAGTCGTATTCAATCAATCCCCTACCAGACAAGCAGTAAAAGCGCTCAAATGCACTTACATAACGCCAACTTTTGAATCTATTCTCCATAGTTTTCCAGCTTCTTGTGTATGAATCGAAAACCTCAATGCTGTCGGAATATCCCATTACATAAAACTTGCCCTCAGCAAAAAGACCTATAGAGTAGGGCTCCATGTAGGTGTTCATGTCGGGGAGAACATCCCACTTGTCCTCCTCCACATTGTAAACTGAAGCGCTACGGACTGGGTTACCAAAGTAAAAAATCCTGTCATGCCCTCCACCAACATAAATTAGTCCCCCGTCTTCATCCGCTGCCGAGGCAAATGCATTCTGCCATCTTGGCATTTTGGCACCCTGCCGCCATTTCGAACAAGCAAAATCGTATAACCACACACAATTTTTTGTGGAGTCCGCAAGCAAAACCGGGATCAAAACCAGCTTTTGTTTCACGAAATGGCAGTGAAAGATGCTGTTATATTCTGTGGGAATGGGCGGTAGAATTTTACACGAGTTCTTCTCCAGGTCGTAAACCGCTACTCTGTTGCAAATGCCGTCTATTTCCTGGAGCATACAAACCCGTTGCTCAGAAATATTCAATCTTTTTCTTTCTTGATAAAAGTGGGGGCTTTTCAATGCGGCGTTCCAGCTTTTGCAGACACACCTGAGTTTGTCATGAGAATTCAATTCCAGTCTCACCAGGCATTCCCACCCAAGTTCATCTGGAAGACCAGGAAAGAGAGATCCCATTGCAGTTACAGCTCAAGTTATACGTTAGTCAAAATCTGCACTT from Cryptomeria japonica chromosome 3, Sugi_1.0, whole genome shotgun sequence harbors:
- the LOC131030998 gene encoding F-box/kelch-repeat protein At1g15670-like, with product MGSLFPGLPDELGWECLVRLELNSHDKLRCVCKSWNAALKSPHFYQERKRLNISEQRVCMLQEIDGICNRVAVYDLEKNSCKILPPIPTEYNSIFHCHFVKQKLVLIPVLLADSTKNCVWLYDFACSKWRQGAKMPRWQNAFASAADEDGGLIYVGGGHDRIFYFGNPVRSASVYNVEEDKWDVLPDMNTYMEPYSIGLFAEGKFYVMGYSDSIEVFDSYTRSWKTMENRFKSWRYVSAFERFYCLSGRGLIEYDYSQDKLQFLGSFPTEDWARFINFGVVVGNKIFVCREMVQGQEFCMLEPPSEKGETFKLIGIETPLGLQGSAIHAATLHL